The following DNA comes from Equus quagga isolate Etosha38 unplaced genomic scaffold, UCLA_HA_Equagga_1.0 HiC_scaffold_4331_RagTag, whole genome shotgun sequence.
TTTTAGCTTTGCCATAGTATTACAGCGGATGCCTATATACTTagtgttttcaataaatttattatggaaaatttcaaacttataCAAAAGTAGGGAGCATTATTATTCAATCTTTATATACCCATCACCCAACTGAAAAAGTGATCAACACAGGTCATCTTTGTTTATATATTGCACTCCCTCATTACTTTGAAGCAAATCTGAGATATTTTAATTAACTCTAAGATGAGACATCAAGATGAGCAAGAATTTTATCTTTAAGCCTGTTATGTAATCTGTTACCAATGTACAAGTTCTACGTAGCTTAAGAAAACTAGAATAGAGCATTTTCCACACTCTTCCCAGTCATCCATCCGGTGAGCCttgtgttctatttttaaaggCAAGTGACATTTTTATTGTAGAGAATAGTAGTTACCTACCGTGACATACAGGCCTTCATCAATATATATATTAGGTGTTTTCCAAATTagcacatattttaatatttatgaatacTAAGTACTAGAGGTTACTTACCAggacagaaattttaaatgagagTTTTCCTATTACATGGCTAAAAATATGACCCTGAAGGATGCTTTTTTTCCTACCAGCTTAAGGAAGAAAGagcatttgaaataattatactGTATGCATATCACAATGGATTTTCACACATGTTAACATTTATATTCTTATAAGTAAAACAAcataaattccaaaaataattgtaaagacaagtaaaataaaataattctctatttccatagaaatgccaGCAGTCATCAATGATCATGGATCCCATTCTTAGCATTGACTTTTGAGTCAACTTCAAGCTTATTTTCAGTCTTCTGGAATGTCATTTATTACTTAAAACAATGCtacatttaaaatcaaattaaataacacattattcttttccttataGCTAAAAGCCAGTAAAATATTCTTAGAAACTCCATAGCAGTCTCCAAGAATATTTTCCTAAGCTGTCTCCCATATCCACATTTATTTCTAGCCTCAAAGTTGGAGAATTGAGCCATAAAAAATATACAgttgaagaataattttaatttcccttgttTTGTTGTCTCACAGCGTTCAGTCTCAGAAACCCCTCTTTAGCAATCATAAACTATAGGAAAGAAGAGTTTTAAACTATCAATAACTTGACATTATAGCATTAGGAAATTAAAATCTTGGAGGATATGGTAACAGGGGATGTTAAAATTCTtactattaaaagaataaaaagttccTTACTAGGGTTTGGAAATACACGATAATCGAAGTTTGAatctttcttagaaataatcGCTAAAAGCAAACAATTTCTACAAGCATGTGATCTGAAAAACATCACCTCAAAGGGGTATTGTCCTGTCATAGAAACAGAAGAGCAGAATCAGTAGATCCAGGCTTTCAGCTGTTTCTCCAAGAAGAATGCATTTGCTGTCTCATTAATTTACCCCTACAAAAATAGTATTGACTGTAGGAATGTTTTTAGGGTAAGATTTTCACAATGGGGTCATTAGaggtaacaataataataaatttcagGAATGGAAAACCAGCCCTAAGGATTAGTAGTTAACCATGGTAACCAATCAAGCAACCCACCCCAAAAGCCCCTGTCAATGCAGGAGAATGAGAGTGGCCCCAGGGGAAGGTTTACATTGACCACAGGTTAattattatttgaaagtgaatATTACATCAGCCATGTAACCCATAAACGCCTCCAATAGATGTTAGAGCAAAAATTAGGCCCAGTGAAAACTTAAATGGTGAGAAATATGTTAATATGAACTTATCCTACCTTAAGTGCAAACACTCAAAGAGAAAACCAATGGTaatagaaagcaaaggaaaaactgaaCTCACTGGAACCAAAGGAGTGTCTTCTATAGGAAACTTGGAATCATCTGAAACGCAtaaagcctcatttttctcacagCTCTCCTGGCTAACGAGCGTGTCGGCATAGTTGGGATGGGGGAAGATCACGTGACTCTTCCGCGAGTCCTCAGTGAGGGAGATTTCCCCGGAATAGGTCTGAAGGAAAGCCCGCACCCCGTCCACGCCCACAAAGTGAGAAGCAGGCATGCCAGCCAATCCGAGCCTCTCAGCCTGAAACTGACTTGAGGTGCGCCAGCGCCGCAGCCTCAGGGCCAGCAACACTATGACAAAGGCGAGGAAGATGCAGGAGACCGCGGCCACAGCCACAACCAGGTACAGTGTGAGGTCTGAATCATCCGGGTTGGCCGAGGGTTCGAAGCTGCCCAGGTCAGCCAAGAGGTCTGGGATGCTGTCAGCCACGGCTATGGTGAGCGTGACGGTGGCTGAGAGAGGGGGCTGGCCATGGTCCTGGACGGCCACCACCAGGCTCTGCTTGAGTGCATCTCTGTCCAGCAGGGCCCGCGCCGTGCGCACCTCTCCCGTGTGCAGCCCCACCGTGAAGAGCCCTGGCTCACTGGCCTTGAGCAGGCGGTAGGACAGCCAGGCATTCTGGCCTGAGTCTCGGTCCACCGCCACCACTTTCGTCACTAGATATCCGGGCTCTGCGGAGCGGGGCGCCAGCTCCACGCCCGTGGAACCGtcggtggggagggtggggtacAGAATCTCGGGCGTGTTGTCGTTCTGGTCGAGTACAAACAAGCTCAGTGACACGTTGCTGCTGAGTGGAGGGTCTCCTCTGTCACTTGCCCTCACCTGCATTTGAAGATTTCGAAACTGCTCATAGTCGAAGGAGCGCAGCGCGTATAACTCGCCGGTGTCGGAGTTGATGGAGACGTAGGATGAGAGAAGCGCCCCATGGATGGTGTCCTCGGCCAAGGAGTAAATAATTCGGGCGTTCTCGTTGCTATCAGGATCACGAGCTGTCACCGAAAAGATGGCGGTGCCTCTAAGGTTGTTCTCAGGGAGGTAGACTGAGTAGGAGGTTTGAGAGAAGGAGGGTGGATTGTCGTTGATGTCGACCACGTGCAGGGTGACGTGAATTTCTGAGGACAGGGGCGGCGTTCCTCTGTCAGTTGCAGTCACTGTGATGTTATATTCAGAGTTTTCTTCTCGGTCAAGAATTTGAGCTGTCAACAATCTGTAATAATCTTCTATCGACTTTTCTAATTGAAAAGGTAGGCTCTCCTGGATGGAACAGACAACTTGGCCGTTCTTCCCGGAGTCTCTGTCGTGAGCATTCAAAAGAAGGATTACTGTTCCTGGAGGAGCATCTTCCCTCACTGGGCTAAACAGAGATGTCATGATCACTTCCGGTCTATTGTCATTTACATCTTCCAGCGAAATGAGCACTTTAGTCCGCCCCTTCAATCCCCCACCATCTTCAGCTTGTATTTCCATTTCATAAAATGCACATTCTTCATAATCTAGATTCTTTGCTGTTGATATTTCCCCAGTGTTTTCATTAAGCTCGAATAATGGAGATTGTTTTTCACtaattttccagaatttata
Coding sequences within:
- the LOC124232290 gene encoding protocadherin gamma-A9-like is translated as MAAPRNRPHHTGLVLLCLFLGRLWEIRASQIHYSVPEETEKGYIVGNISKELGLEPRELAERGVRIVSRGRTQLFALNPRSGSLVTAGRIDREELCAQSTRCLVNFKVLVEDRVQLYGIEIEVTDINDNAPKFQTENLEVKINEIAAPGTRYPLPEAVDRDVGLNSLQSYQLSPSHHFSLDVQTGDDGTINPELVLERVLDREEEAAHHLVLTASDSGDPRRSSTVHIQVTVLDTNDNAPVFAQPIYRVKVPEDVPQGTRLLTVRASDPDEGANGRVAYKFWKISEKQSPLFELNENTGEISTAKNLDYEECAFYEMEIQAEDGGGLKGRTKVLISLEDVNDNRPEVIMTSLFSPVREDAPPGTVILLLNAHDRDSGKNGQVVCSIQESLPFQLEKSIEDYYRLLTAQILDREENSEYNITVTATDRGTPPLSSEIHVTLHVVDINDNPPSFSQTSYSVYLPENNLRGTAIFSVTARDPDSNENARIIYSLAEDTIHGALLSSYVSINSDTGELYALRSFDYEQFRNLQMQVRASDRGDPPLSSNVSLSLFVLDQNDNTPEILYPTLPTDGSTGVELAPRSAEPGYLVTKVVAVDRDSGQNAWLSYRLLKASEPGLFTVGLHTGEVRTARALLDRDALKQSLVVAVQDHGQPPLSATVTLTIAVADSIPDLLADLGSFEPSANPDDSDLTLYLVVAVAAVSCIFLAFVIVLLALRLRRWRTSSQFQAERLGLAGMPASHFVGVDGVRAFLQTYSGEISLTEDSRKSHVIFPHPNYADTLVSQESCEKNEALCVSDDSKFPIEDTPLVPVSSVFPLLSITIGFLFECLHLR